The following coding sequences are from one Gadus morhua chromosome 10, gadMor3.0, whole genome shotgun sequence window:
- the prps1b gene encoding ribose-phosphate pyrophosphokinase 1 isoform X2 codes for MPNIKIFSGSSHPDLSQKIADRLGLELGKVVTKKFSNQETCVEIGESVRGEDVYIVQSGCGEINDNLMELLIMINACKIASASRVTAVIPCFPYARQDKKDKSRAPISAKLVANMLSVSGADHIITMDLHASQIQGFFDIPVDNLYAEPAVLKWIKENISEWKNCTIVSPDAGGAKRVTSIADRLNVDFALIHKERKKANEVDRMVLVGDVKDRVAILVDDMADTCGTICHAADKLISAGATKVYAILTHGIFSGPAISRINNACFEAVVVTNTIPQEEKMKHCNKIQVIDISMILAEAIRRTHNGESVSYLFSHVPL; via the exons ATGCccaacattaaaatattcaGCGGCAGCTCGCATCCGGACCTATCTCAAAAGATAGCTGACCGCCTTGGACTGGAACTTGGAAAGGTTGTGACGAAGAAATTCAGCAACCAGGAGACATG CGTGGAGATAGGGGAGAGTGTGCGTGGAGAGGATGTCTACATCGTACAGAGTGGCTGTGGGGAGATCAACGATAATTTAATGGAGCTCCTCATAATGATTAACGCCTGCAAGATCGCCTCAGCATCCAGGGTCACAGCCGTCATCCCCTGTTTTCCTTACGCCCGACAAGACAAGAAGGacaag AGCCGTGCTCCCATCTCTGCGAAGTTGGTGGCCAACATGTTGTCCGTGTCTGGGGCGGACCACATCATCACAATGGATTTGCATGCCTCTCAGATACAG GGCTTCTTTGATATTCCTGTGGACAACCTGTACGCCGAGCCCGCCGTGCTGAAGTGGATCAAGGAGAACATCAGCGAGTGGAAGAACTGCACCATCGTGTCCCCTGACGCAGGTGGAGCCAAGAG GGTCACGTCGATAGCGGACAGGTTGAACGTAGACTTTGCCCTGATCCACAAGGAGAGGAAAAAGGCCAACGAGGTGGACCGCATGGTGCTGGTCGGAGACGTGAAGGATCGGGTCGCCATTCTCGTGGATGACATGGCCGACACCTGTGGCACGATCTGCCATGCTGCTGACAA ATTGATTTCCGCTGGTGCCACAAAGGTTTACGCCATTCTTACACATGGCATCTTCTCTGGTCCGGCCATCTCGCGTATCAATAATGCCTGCTTCGAAGCCGTGGTGGTCACCAACACCATCCCTcaggaggagaagatgaagcACTGCAACAAGATACAG GTGATTGACATCTCCATGATCCTGGCTGAGGCCATCCGCAGGACCCACAACGGAGAGTCTGTGTCGTACCTGTTCAGCCACGTCCCCTTGTAA
- the prps1b gene encoding ribose-phosphate pyrophosphokinase 1 isoform X1, giving the protein MPNIKIFSGSSHPDLSQKIADRLGLELGKVVTKKFSNQETCVEIGESVRGEDVYIVQSGCGEINDNLMELLIMINACKIASASRVTAVIPCFPYARQDKKDKVGSRAPISAKLVANMLSVSGADHIITMDLHASQIQGFFDIPVDNLYAEPAVLKWIKENISEWKNCTIVSPDAGGAKRVTSIADRLNVDFALIHKERKKANEVDRMVLVGDVKDRVAILVDDMADTCGTICHAADKLISAGATKVYAILTHGIFSGPAISRINNACFEAVVVTNTIPQEEKMKHCNKIQVIDISMILAEAIRRTHNGESVSYLFSHVPL; this is encoded by the exons ATGCccaacattaaaatattcaGCGGCAGCTCGCATCCGGACCTATCTCAAAAGATAGCTGACCGCCTTGGACTGGAACTTGGAAAGGTTGTGACGAAGAAATTCAGCAACCAGGAGACATG CGTGGAGATAGGGGAGAGTGTGCGTGGAGAGGATGTCTACATCGTACAGAGTGGCTGTGGGGAGATCAACGATAATTTAATGGAGCTCCTCATAATGATTAACGCCTGCAAGATCGCCTCAGCATCCAGGGTCACAGCCGTCATCCCCTGTTTTCCTTACGCCCGACAAGACAAGAAGGacaaggtgggg AGCCGTGCTCCCATCTCTGCGAAGTTGGTGGCCAACATGTTGTCCGTGTCTGGGGCGGACCACATCATCACAATGGATTTGCATGCCTCTCAGATACAG GGCTTCTTTGATATTCCTGTGGACAACCTGTACGCCGAGCCCGCCGTGCTGAAGTGGATCAAGGAGAACATCAGCGAGTGGAAGAACTGCACCATCGTGTCCCCTGACGCAGGTGGAGCCAAGAG GGTCACGTCGATAGCGGACAGGTTGAACGTAGACTTTGCCCTGATCCACAAGGAGAGGAAAAAGGCCAACGAGGTGGACCGCATGGTGCTGGTCGGAGACGTGAAGGATCGGGTCGCCATTCTCGTGGATGACATGGCCGACACCTGTGGCACGATCTGCCATGCTGCTGACAA ATTGATTTCCGCTGGTGCCACAAAGGTTTACGCCATTCTTACACATGGCATCTTCTCTGGTCCGGCCATCTCGCGTATCAATAATGCCTGCTTCGAAGCCGTGGTGGTCACCAACACCATCCCTcaggaggagaagatgaagcACTGCAACAAGATACAG GTGATTGACATCTCCATGATCCTGGCTGAGGCCATCCGCAGGACCCACAACGGAGAGTCTGTGTCGTACCTGTTCAGCCACGTCCCCTTGTAA